The genomic region cactctccctctgtctctctctctccctctgtctctctctccctccgtctctctctccctccgtctctctctccctctctctccctctatctctctctcctccgtctccctccctccctctctccctctgtctccctctctgtctctctctgtctctctctctctctctgtctctctccctctctctccctccctctgtcactctctctctctgcctctctctccctccctcctctgtctctctctccgtctctctctccctccgtctctctctctctctgtctctccctccctctctctctccctccctccgtctctctctccgtctctccctccctctctctctccctccatctccctccgtttctctctctctgtctcttcctccctccctccctctctccctctgtctccctctctccctctgtctctctccctctctccctccctctctctctctctctccctccctccctctgtttccctctctgtctctctctctctgtctctctctctccctccctctctctccctccctctctccccctccctctctccccctccctcccccgcccagaCTGGACCCAGGCCAGTTGGTGTTGCGTGTCTCCTTGACATTTGCTGGAGCCGCTTGTCGCTGTAACTCGACTCCGCCGTGATCATTATCCCCCCTCCGAGAAGCTGCATTCCTCCCAGTTCAGCTGAGCCTCAGACAGCCCAGCTGAAGGACAGAGTATTCTGAGCAACTCTGAGACTGAATGTCacaggtggggttgtggggggggggggtggggagagagggtggggagtggcgGGGGAACTGAGAGCAACTGGGGGAGGGAGAAACACCAACCCAGGTTCCTGATCCTGAACATTGTCCAGTGAGACTGGGGAGAGTCGGTGCccgtgtggtggggaggggtcccGTACCCCCCTGG from Mustelus asterias unplaced genomic scaffold, sMusAst1.hap1.1 HAP1_SCAFFOLD_4176, whole genome shotgun sequence harbors:
- the LOC144490991 gene encoding uncharacterized protein LOC144490991, which translates into the protein MANPPNQHIFRTAGGNRSTRRKPTQTRGECADSAQTVTRAGNRTRVPGCASHCTIVPTLTRDHRDNRVGVGERGANGVCVCPSLSLSVPLPLCPSVSPPPSVSLPPSVSLPLSLCLSLPLCLSLPLSLSLCLSLPPSLCLSPSASLSPLSLSPSVSLSLCLSPSLPLSLSLCLSLSLCLSLPPSLSPSVSLSLSLPLSLSPPSPSLPLSLCLPLCLSLSLSLSLSLSLSLPPSVTLSLCLSLPPSSVSLSVSLSLRLSLSLSLPPSLSPSLRLSLRLSLPLSLPPSPSVSLSLSLPPSLPLSLCLPLSLCLSPSLPPSLSLSPSLPLFPSLSLSLCLSLSLPLSPSLSPPPSLPLPPPPRLDPGQLVLRVSLTFAGAACRCNSTPP